Proteins from one Salaquimonas pukyongi genomic window:
- a CDS encoding lipopolysaccharide biosynthesis protein, with protein MAAEVERKTFAAYLGRFSVLLAGRVLGALALFAVNLLIVRYLGTEALAGYAVFTSMVSVLAICLFLGFNSVASIFASRYQATGNPDLLKGFAVSAIRNGLLASLVLTLGLFAVWAFAADLVTNQTLAHSGIVLLTAAGAAALGLNGAIQVGLKRPATGLLPDTLVRPVIMLAGTAALLFGQLAGDVSAIYGMACIAVWLALLSVFVIDADFLRGYQKVATRTETARWHRAALPWMGTSLLWDYMIDLVLLITSLFAGAVELAMLHVAFRYRVLAGFGMRTIHTLFMPEITENSANNNKTMMRRKIRQANFASLGYSLLVLIGFVVLGRWLFDLFSLDAGEGLPILLVISLTMVIRATFGPAPLILAVHNSHLATLAVSFCGFLFAALWLWIFYPAHGIMAAAIGYSAANFCVSACLWIYARKKTGIDSSIFASAK; from the coding sequence GGCACAGAAGCGCTCGCCGGCTATGCCGTCTTTACCTCCATGGTAAGCGTGCTGGCGATCTGCCTTTTTCTTGGTTTCAATTCCGTCGCATCCATATTCGCCTCCCGGTATCAGGCAACCGGCAATCCCGATCTGCTGAAGGGCTTTGCGGTCAGTGCAATCCGCAACGGCCTGCTTGCTTCCCTGGTTTTGACGCTTGGGCTTTTTGCTGTCTGGGCCTTTGCAGCGGATCTCGTAACCAACCAAACCCTCGCCCATTCCGGCATCGTACTTCTGACCGCCGCCGGCGCCGCCGCCCTGGGTCTCAACGGCGCCATACAGGTAGGCTTAAAACGCCCCGCTACCGGTCTGCTTCCAGATACACTGGTCCGGCCGGTCATCATGCTGGCGGGAACCGCAGCACTTCTGTTCGGCCAGTTGGCCGGCGACGTTTCCGCTATCTACGGCATGGCCTGCATCGCCGTATGGCTGGCACTTCTGTCGGTATTCGTCATCGATGCTGATTTCCTGCGCGGCTATCAAAAGGTCGCCACCCGCACGGAAACCGCAAGATGGCACCGAGCCGCCCTGCCCTGGATGGGCACGTCCCTGCTTTGGGATTACATGATTGATCTGGTTCTTCTGATTACCAGCCTGTTTGCCGGCGCAGTGGAACTGGCGATGCTGCATGTCGCATTCCGCTACCGCGTGCTTGCGGGCTTCGGCATGCGCACCATCCATACCCTGTTCATGCCGGAAATCACCGAAAACAGCGCCAACAACAACAAAACCATGATGCGCCGCAAAATCCGCCAGGCCAACTTTGCCTCGCTCGGCTACAGCCTGCTTGTGCTGATCGGCTTTGTTGTTCTCGGCAGATGGTTGTTCGATCTCTTTTCGCTGGATGCAGGCGAGGGCCTGCCGATCCTGCTGGTCATCTCGCTCACCATGGTCATTCGCGCCACATTCGGCCCGGCGCCGCTCATTCTCGCTGTCCACAATTCCCATCTCGCGACGCTCGCGGTGAGTTTTTGCGGCTTCCTCTTCGCTGCCTTGTGGCTTTGGATATTCTATCCCGCCCATGGCATCATGGCGGCGGCAATCGGCTATAGCGCCGCCAATTTCTGCGTATCAGCCTGCCTTTGGATTTACGCCCGCAAGAAGACCGGAATAGACAGTTCGATCTTCGCCTCTGCAAAATAG
- a CDS encoding ABC transporter permease, with translation MDSGFIEIIGLSLRVSLSATALSCVFGLALGAFLAVSEFRGRQGCIILINALMGLPPVVVGLFVYLNLSRAGPFGWLGLLYTPTAMIIAQTILITPIVAALSRQVLEDLHEEYRDHFASLGLGMPAQTRAVLWDGRYSLITVALAAFGRSVAEVGAVIIVGGNIEHLTRVMTTAIALETSKGNLSLAIALGIVLLVIALAVNAMVASLRLSASRLGYA, from the coding sequence ATGGACTCCGGGTTCATCGAAATCATCGGCCTTTCCCTGCGTGTCAGCCTTTCGGCCACGGCCCTGTCCTGCGTGTTCGGCCTTGCCCTTGGCGCCTTTCTGGCTGTTTCGGAGTTTCGCGGCCGCCAGGGATGCATCATCCTGATTAATGCCCTGATGGGCCTGCCACCGGTCGTCGTCGGCCTGTTCGTCTATCTAAACCTGTCTCGTGCCGGACCGTTCGGCTGGCTTGGCCTGCTCTACACGCCCACGGCAATGATCATCGCCCAGACCATTCTCATCACACCCATCGTTGCCGCCCTTTCCCGTCAGGTGCTGGAGGATTTGCATGAGGAATACCGCGATCACTTCGCCTCCCTCGGTCTTGGCATGCCGGCACAAACCCGCGCAGTGCTTTGGGACGGGCGCTATTCCCTGATTACCGTGGCACTGGCCGCCTTCGGGCGCTCGGTGGCAGAGGTGGGCGCCGTGATCATCGTAGGCGGCAATATCGAACATCTGACCCGCGTCATGACCACGGCGATCGCGCTTGAAACTTCCAAGGGCAATCTGTCACTGGCCATAGCACTCGGCATCGTGCTGCTGGTGATCGCATTGGCGGTAAACGCCATGGTGGCAAGCCTCAGGCTGTCTGCCTCAAGGCTCGGCTATGCTTGA
- a CDS encoding ATP-binding cassette domain-containing protein — protein sequence MLERVGMVGDAANTRKHALSCKGLVYRAGERRLIDAIDLEFLPGGITTIAGYNGAGKSLLLRLLHGLLEPSGGNVLWDGIPLSAETRRRQAMVFQKPVVLRRTVFDNLRFALASRGIHSKNQAMEALARVGLSGLEQRPARLLSGGEKQRLALCQAIACQPDVLLLDEATASLDPASVATIEQTVLAASAEGTKIIMVTHDVGQARRLSDEIVFLHHGRVLEQAPAAAFFANPKTRPAAAYLEGRLP from the coding sequence ATGCTTGAGCGGGTCGGTATGGTGGGAGATGCGGCAAACACCCGAAAGCACGCGCTTTCCTGCAAGGGGCTGGTTTACCGGGCAGGTGAGCGCAGGTTGATTGACGCAATCGATCTTGAATTTCTTCCCGGCGGCATTACCACCATTGCCGGCTATAACGGCGCCGGGAAAAGCCTCCTTCTGCGCCTGCTGCACGGATTGCTGGAACCCTCCGGCGGAAACGTGTTGTGGGATGGCATTCCGCTGTCCGCCGAAACGCGCCGCCGCCAGGCAATGGTGTTCCAAAAGCCCGTTGTTTTGCGCCGCACGGTATTCGACAATCTTCGATTTGCGCTGGCAAGCCGGGGCATTCACAGCAAGAACCAGGCAATGGAAGCGCTGGCGCGTGTCGGGCTTTCCGGCCTGGAACAGCGCCCTGCCCGTCTGCTGTCGGGTGGTGAAAAGCAACGCCTTGCGCTCTGCCAGGCAATTGCCTGTCAGCCGGATGTGCTGCTTCTGGACGAGGCAACGGCCAGTCTCGATCCCGCATCCGTCGCCACCATCGAGCAGACCGTTCTGGCTGCCAGTGCCGAGGGCACCAAGATTATCATGGTCACCCACGATGTCGGCCAGGCCCGCCGCCTTTCCGATGAGATCGTCTTTCTTCATCACGGCCGTGTGCTTGAACAGGCACCGGCCGCTGCCTTTTTTGCAAACCCGAAAACCCGCCCGGCAGCTGCCTATCTGGAAGGCCGCCTGCCATGA
- a CDS encoding substrate-binding domain-containing protein: MMRNIHKLVLATAFSLTLSGAASAQEKSILVQSTTSTANSGLYDHLLPLFTGKSNITVHVVAVGTGQAIKNARNCDADVLLVHARAAEEKFVEDGYGVQRFDLMYNDFVIVGPAADPAGLKGMKDVTAALNRIAEAESPFASRGDDSGTHKKEVSLWKAAGLEPAGEWYRSTGSGMGATLNTGIGMGAYVMTDRATWISFGNKGEHEILVEGDKAMFNPYGVMLVNPEKCPEVKQAEGQAFIDWLLSPEGQDAIRAYRVDGQQLFFPSADSAAG, translated from the coding sequence ATGATGCGCAATATCCATAAACTTGTCCTGGCCACCGCCTTTTCCCTGACCCTGTCCGGTGCTGCCTCAGCCCAGGAAAAATCGATCCTGGTACAGTCGACCACCTCGACAGCCAACTCCGGTCTCTATGACCATCTGCTTCCCCTGTTTACCGGCAAATCGAACATCACGGTCCATGTGGTTGCTGTCGGCACCGGGCAGGCGATCAAAAATGCCCGCAACTGCGATGCAGATGTGCTGCTCGTCCACGCCAGGGCAGCCGAAGAGAAGTTCGTTGAGGACGGTTACGGGGTTCAGCGTTTCGACCTGATGTACAATGATTTCGTCATCGTCGGCCCCGCGGCAGACCCAGCTGGCCTAAAGGGAATGAAAGATGTCACCGCGGCGCTGAACCGGATTGCCGAAGCCGAATCCCCCTTTGCCTCGCGCGGCGATGATTCCGGCACCCACAAAAAGGAAGTCTCACTGTGGAAGGCTGCCGGCTTGGAACCGGCCGGCGAATGGTACCGTTCCACCGGTTCCGGCATGGGGGCAACGCTGAACACCGGTATCGGCATGGGAGCCTATGTCATGACCGATCGCGCCACCTGGATCAGCTTTGGCAACAAGGGCGAACATGAAATCCTCGTTGAGGGCGACAAGGCAATGTTCAACCCCTATGGCGTCATGCTGGTCAATCCGGAAAAATGCCCTGAGGTAAAACAGGCAGAAGGCCAGGCATTCATCGACTGGCTGCTGTCACCGGAGGGCCAGGATGCAATCCGTGCCTATCGTGTGGACGGGCAGCAGCTCTTCTTTCCCAGTGCAGATTCTGCGGCAGGTTAA
- a CDS encoding helix-turn-helix transcriptional regulator: MTEFLTTKEVADLLRIKERKVYDLASTGSLPCTRAIGKLLFPRDKIEAWLASNSEMPAVPLQASTTIRPDVFLGSHDPLLEWAIRESRCGLAMLFDSSRDGIERFADGGGIAAGIHLPGGKKGEWNTGEAGARFAASPVVLVEWAKRQRGLVLRRDLSPVPETLAQIRGLRLVARQAKAGSQMFFEQLLAEAGLASSDVAFCREVLSEQDVVQSVAAGRADAGFALASLASSFQLPFVPLGEERFDLLVDRRAWFEAPFQTLLAFCRSASFRDKADELGGYDVSGFGSVHFNGA; the protein is encoded by the coding sequence ATGACGGAATTCCTGACCACCAAGGAGGTTGCCGACCTGCTGCGCATCAAGGAGCGCAAGGTTTACGATCTTGCCTCAACCGGCTCACTTCCCTGCACGCGGGCCATCGGAAAACTGCTTTTCCCGCGTGACAAGATCGAGGCATGGCTTGCCAGCAATTCCGAAATGCCTGCTGTGCCTTTGCAAGCCTCAACTACCATTCGGCCGGACGTATTCCTGGGCAGTCACGATCCCCTGCTTGAGTGGGCGATCCGGGAATCGCGCTGCGGGCTTGCCATGCTGTTCGACAGCAGCCGCGACGGGATCGAACGCTTTGCCGATGGTGGCGGCATTGCTGCCGGTATTCACCTTCCCGGTGGGAAAAAAGGCGAATGGAATACAGGCGAAGCCGGGGCCCGTTTTGCTGCCAGCCCGGTGGTTCTGGTCGAGTGGGCCAAACGCCAGCGGGGACTGGTGCTGCGCCGCGATCTTTCGCCGGTGCCGGAGACGCTCGCGCAGATCAGGGGATTGCGGCTTGTTGCGCGTCAGGCGAAAGCGGGCTCGCAGATGTTTTTTGAGCAACTGCTTGCCGAAGCTGGCCTAGCCTCGTCCGATGTGGCGTTCTGCCGCGAAGTCCTGAGCGAGCAGGATGTGGTGCAATCCGTTGCGGCGGGCAGGGCCGATGCGGGGTTTGCACTGGCAAGCCTTGCCAGCAGTTTCCAATTGCCTTTTGTGCCGCTGGGCGAGGAACGGTTCGACCTGCTGGTTGATCGGCGCGCCTGGTTCGAAGCACCGTTTCAAACGTTGCTGGCATTCTGCAGATCAGCGTCTTTTCGCGATAAGGCGGATGAGCTGGGCGGTTATGATGTTTCAGGCTTTGGCAGTGTCCATTTCAACGGGGCGTGA
- a CDS encoding DUF6505 family protein — protein MKLARAIHLDESDRNVFYSPAQTGEWCIAGGFEFSDWMQADLVGKARQAFSNGWLGLETFGRVTFVAVTPVEAGELDVLAERLAQHFVDVYGAPDTETAKPAALEELNFMAELCEEHPVNTLLTVQRELADEGVRESFRAIEPQAAELEQVAVHGSLDE, from the coding sequence ATGAAGCTCGCCCGTGCCATCCATCTCGATGAAAGCGACCGGAATGTTTTCTACTCACCGGCACAAACCGGGGAATGGTGTATTGCCGGCGGGTTCGAGTTTTCTGATTGGATGCAGGCCGATCTCGTTGGCAAGGCCCGGCAGGCGTTTTCCAATGGCTGGCTGGGGCTGGAGACCTTTGGCAGAGTGACCTTTGTTGCCGTGACCCCGGTTGAGGCGGGCGAACTCGATGTGCTGGCAGAAAGGCTGGCCCAGCATTTCGTGGATGTTTATGGCGCGCCGGATACCGAAACGGCAAAACCGGCGGCACTGGAAGAGTTGAACTTCATGGCAGAGCTTTGCGAAGAACATCCCGTCAACACGCTGCTGACGGTACAGCGCGAACTTGCTGACGAGGGGGTCCGCGAGAGCTTTCGTGCCATTGAGCCACAGGCAGCCGAACTCGAACAGGTCGCTGTTCACGGCTCACTTGATGAATAG
- a CDS encoding biotin/lipoate--protein ligase family protein has translation MSEPTFPPLFAGEALAGRADPFERARAQAIAGCDPGTVIYNISDQALHAALILGPEVALEDAMAMMPACGVGFQNALGSLAPPEVAVHLEWDGKIRVNGAQCGMLKACASTQEGAAIPDWLVIGLQLDLLFESDAPGEDPDRTALYEEGCADVEATQLLEAWVRHTLYWISRWSEEGVRPLHVAWRELAHEMGEPAEFCGVSGVFVGVDEQFGALLRDGETTHLVALSRLLEN, from the coding sequence ATGAGCGAACCAACCTTCCCCCCATTGTTTGCCGGAGAGGCGCTGGCTGGCCGTGCCGACCCGTTTGAGCGGGCAAGGGCACAGGCCATTGCCGGGTGCGATCCCGGCACGGTGATCTACAATATCTCCGATCAGGCGCTTCATGCCGCCCTCATTCTAGGTCCGGAAGTGGCGCTCGAGGACGCGATGGCGATGATGCCAGCCTGTGGGGTGGGATTTCAGAACGCATTGGGTTCGCTGGCCCCGCCGGAGGTGGCGGTGCATCTGGAGTGGGACGGCAAGATCCGCGTCAACGGCGCGCAGTGCGGGATGCTGAAAGCCTGCGCGTCCACACAGGAAGGAGCGGCCATACCGGACTGGCTGGTGATCGGTTTGCAGCTTGACCTGTTGTTTGAAAGCGATGCTCCCGGCGAAGACCCGGACCGCACTGCGCTGTATGAGGAAGGATGCGCTGATGTGGAGGCCACCCAATTGCTGGAAGCCTGGGTACGCCACACGCTCTACTGGATCAGCCGGTGGAGCGAAGAGGGCGTTCGGCCCCTTCATGTGGCCTGGCGGGAACTGGCTCACGAAATGGGCGAACCTGCCGAATTCTGCGGGGTTTCGGGGGTGTTTGTCGGTGTGGACGAACAATTCGGTGCCTTGCTAAGGGATGGGGAAACAACCCATCTTGTTGCCCTCAGCCGTTTGCTGGAGAATTGA
- a CDS encoding Mrp/NBP35 family ATP-binding protein, which yields MAKSRDRPEVALGRDAVLERLKTVLDPATGEDIVSAGMVRALQVSADSVRFVLEVPPDRADEMISVRDGAETALSGLEGCSSVQIVMTAHSATPKVEAKPEPEPIRPEPGPAPSGPQAVPGVKRILAIASGKGGVGKSTVAANLACALAAEGRKTGLLDADVYGPSQPRMLGITGRPSSPDGKTILPLRNHGVTMISIGLMTDGDRAVAWRGPMLMGALQQMMSQVQWGALDVLLVDLPPGTGDVQMTLGQKFKVDGAIIVSTPQDIALLDARKGIDMFQQMGIPIAGMVENMSTHVCSQCGHEEHLFGHGGVAAEAEKLGAPLLAEIPLHLDIRTAGDGGAPVVVTHPGSREAEVFTSMARSLVKDGYA from the coding sequence ATGGCGAAATCGAGGGACAGGCCTGAGGTGGCGCTGGGACGTGATGCCGTCCTTGAAAGGCTGAAAACGGTTCTCGACCCGGCAACGGGCGAGGACATCGTTTCTGCGGGCATGGTGCGTGCCTTGCAGGTCAGTGCTGACTCTGTCCGCTTCGTTTTGGAAGTTCCGCCGGACCGGGCCGATGAAATGATTTCAGTGCGCGATGGCGCCGAGACTGCGCTTTCGGGGCTGGAGGGCTGCAGCTCGGTGCAGATAGTGATGACGGCCCATTCGGCAACACCCAAGGTGGAAGCAAAGCCGGAGCCGGAGCCCATTCGCCCCGAACCGGGACCTGCGCCATCGGGCCCGCAGGCAGTGCCGGGGGTAAAGCGCATTCTTGCAATCGCCTCCGGCAAGGGCGGTGTCGGCAAGTCGACGGTTGCCGCCAATCTTGCCTGTGCGCTTGCTGCAGAAGGGCGCAAGACCGGCCTGCTGGACGCCGATGTGTACGGCCCGTCCCAGCCGCGCATGCTCGGTATTACCGGACGGCCATCCTCGCCCGATGGCAAGACCATATTGCCGCTGCGCAATCATGGCGTGACGATGATCTCGATCGGGCTGATGACCGACGGAGACAGGGCGGTTGCCTGGCGCGGGCCGATGCTGATGGGCGCATTGCAGCAGATGATGAGCCAGGTGCAGTGGGGTGCGCTCGATGTTCTGCTGGTCGATCTTCCGCCTGGTACCGGCGATGTGCAGATGACATTGGGCCAGAAATTCAAGGTGGATGGCGCCATCATTGTTTCCACGCCGCAGGACATTGCCCTTCTGGATGCCCGCAAGGGGATCGACATGTTTCAGCAGATGGGCATTCCCATTGCCGGCATGGTCGAAAACATGTCGACCCATGTCTGTTCCCAATGCGGTCACGAAGAACATCTCTTCGGTCATGGCGGGGTCGCGGCAGAGGCGGAGAAGCTGGGCGCTCCGCTGCTGGCGGAAATTCCGCTGCATCTTGACATCAGAACCGCCGGGGATGGTGGCGCGCCGGTGGTGGTAACACATCCCGGTTCGCGGGAGGCGGAAGTCTTTACCTCAATGGCCCGCAGTCTGGTAAAGGACGGTTACGCATGA
- a CDS encoding DUF6494 family protein, which yields MSEDFNMSMRKFLKQVGVTSQQAIEEAMRKAGDTSGKTYQAKMVLTIEALDLKHEVNGEIEGQA from the coding sequence GTGAGCGAAGACTTCAACATGTCCATGCGCAAATTCCTGAAACAGGTGGGTGTGACCTCCCAGCAGGCGATCGAGGAAGCCATGCGGAAGGCCGGCGACACGTCCGGAAAAACCTACCAGGCCAAAATGGTATTGACGATAGAAGCCCTTGACCTGAAGCATGAGGTTAATGGCGAAATCGAGGGACAGGCCTGA
- a CDS encoding c-type cytochrome, protein MRSGAVAMLALAMQTWSVPQLLAEDGILRFSAPASLTETGLLNYLIPRFSLKTGIRMKLAGEGEPASIHLNSDGRGRLAFSGPRNDWYLEISRGDKTATRFEDWLFGEIGRRTVASFAVEGQQMFNPAAARKKQAAVTALTGDAVLGESLAERHCGRCHMVNEKTRMTTIGSTPSFALMRGFADWSSRFEAFYSLNPHPSFTLVENITEPFGETRPPPIAPLELSLKDIEAILAFVQTIEPAELGSPLKVQ, encoded by the coding sequence ATGCGCAGCGGCGCGGTAGCCATGCTGGCGCTTGCAATGCAGACATGGAGCGTGCCGCAATTACTGGCCGAAGACGGCATCCTGCGGTTCAGCGCCCCTGCAAGCCTGACCGAAACCGGGCTGCTGAACTACCTCATTCCCAGATTTTCTCTGAAAACCGGCATCAGGATGAAGCTGGCCGGCGAAGGCGAACCGGCATCCATTCACCTTAACTCCGACGGCAGGGGGAGGCTGGCCTTTTCCGGTCCGCGCAACGACTGGTATCTGGAGATCTCGCGGGGCGACAAGACAGCAACCAGGTTTGAAGACTGGCTGTTCGGCGAAATCGGGCGGCGAACGGTTGCCTCCTTTGCCGTTGAAGGCCAGCAGATGTTCAATCCTGCCGCTGCCCGCAAAAAACAGGCGGCGGTTACAGCCCTCACCGGCGATGCCGTTCTGGGTGAAAGCCTTGCCGAACGCCATTGCGGGCGCTGCCACATGGTCAATGAAAAAACCCGGATGACCACGATCGGCTCGACGCCCTCCTTTGCCCTGATGCGCGGCTTTGCCGACTGGTCCAGCCGTTTCGAAGCGTTCTACTCCCTCAACCCGCACCCATCCTTCACCCTGGTTGAGAATATCACCGAGCCGTTCGGTGAAACGCGCCCGCCGCCGATAGCACCGCTGGAACTGTCGCTGAAGGACATTGAGGCGATCCTCGCCTTTGTACAGACCATCGAGCCGGCCGAACTGGGCTCGCCCCTGAAAGTTCAATAG
- a CDS encoding 4Fe-4S binding protein, which yields METSSLAAFGHAEMLAALASGFSTVTLLISPTTEGEGLSYEAGLANAIAGGERAALIEPAEPDALENLLWAEAVPDVTCEPVLPIGTRRQVTRLSAKALTGEDAVIALPERAPYGSLDVDTEACTLCLSCVSLCPSGALADNPDLPQLRFQEDACLQCGICANVCPENAISLTPQLNLSSEALSHRVVHEEEPFACIECGAPFGVRSTVMRITEKLAGKHSMFASQDAIRMIQMCDDCRVNAAYHSKNNPFAAGERPRVRTTEDYPSKRRDH from the coding sequence ATGGAAACATCCTCGCTGGCAGCATTCGGCCATGCGGAAATGCTGGCGGCACTGGCAAGCGGTTTTTCAACCGTGACGCTGCTGATATCGCCAACGACCGAGGGAGAGGGGCTTTCCTATGAGGCCGGTTTGGCCAACGCCATTGCCGGTGGCGAGCGGGCGGCGCTGATTGAGCCGGCGGAGCCCGATGCGCTTGAAAACCTGCTTTGGGCCGAGGCCGTGCCGGATGTGACCTGTGAGCCGGTTCTGCCGATCGGCACCCGGCGACAGGTCACCCGGCTTTCGGCCAAGGCGCTTACCGGGGAAGATGCCGTTATCGCCCTGCCGGAAAGGGCGCCCTACGGTTCGCTGGATGTCGATACCGAAGCCTGCACGCTTTGCCTTTCCTGTGTATCGCTTTGCCCATCGGGCGCACTTGCCGACAATCCCGACTTGCCGCAATTGCGCTTTCAGGAGGATGCCTGCCTGCAATGCGGCATCTGTGCAAATGTCTGCCCCGAAAATGCGATTTCACTCACACCGCAACTGAATCTTTCAAGCGAGGCGCTGTCGCATCGGGTCGTGCACGAGGAAGAACCGTTTGCCTGTATCGAATGCGGCGCGCCGTTCGGCGTTCGCTCCACGGTGATGCGGATTACCGAAAAGCTTGCCGGAAAGCACTCGATGTTTGCCAGCCAGGATGCGATCCGAATGATCCAGATGTGCGATGATTGCCGGGTCAATGCGGCCTATCACTCAAAGAACAATCCGTTTGCCGCCGGGGAGCGGCCAAGGGTACGGACGACGGAAGACTACCCGTCCAAGCGGCGCGATCACTGA
- a CDS encoding 4Fe-4S dicluster domain-containing protein produces MAERKLILCNCLESQTIDPGKLEEATGIACSRVHHALCMEQSLLAAKAIKAGGAIIACQQERHFFEELADELDAEMPDFVDLRDRAGWSQDERPVAPKMAALVADAMLEIPPTKVRDVESAGLCLILGDTAVALGAARQLCDVLNVTVLLEPGAEADNGDDRRFDVVHGRLAGASGAFGDFQVRIDAFQERIRGGRGEPVLTSPKDGAQSVCDIILDLSGGTPLFSAHEKREGYLRADPKRAEARLEAIVEASQLVGTFEKPLYVRLDQPLCAHSRAQKTGCTRCLDLCPAGAISPAGDHVDVDAMVCAGCGACSAVCPSGAISYDAPPVEAVFKRLEVLAGTWRSLSKDAPRLLVHDAGFGAEAIRLSARYGRGFQQM; encoded by the coding sequence ATGGCGGAGCGAAAGCTCATTTTGTGCAATTGCCTGGAAAGCCAGACGATTGATCCGGGAAAACTGGAGGAAGCGACCGGGATCGCCTGTTCGCGCGTTCATCATGCGTTGTGCATGGAGCAATCCTTGCTTGCGGCAAAGGCAATAAAGGCGGGCGGAGCGATCATCGCCTGCCAGCAGGAACGGCATTTTTTCGAGGAACTGGCAGACGAGCTCGATGCTGAAATGCCCGATTTCGTCGATTTGCGCGATCGTGCCGGCTGGTCGCAGGATGAACGCCCCGTTGCGCCCAAAATGGCGGCTCTGGTCGCCGATGCGATGCTGGAAATTCCCCCAACCAAGGTGAGGGATGTTGAATCTGCCGGCTTGTGCCTGATCCTTGGCGACACCGCTGTGGCGCTGGGTGCTGCCCGGCAATTGTGCGATGTGCTCAACGTCACCGTACTGCTGGAGCCGGGCGCCGAGGCGGATAATGGCGATGATCGCCGCTTTGACGTGGTTCACGGCAGGCTCGCTGGTGCCAGTGGCGCGTTTGGAGATTTCCAGGTCAGGATCGATGCCTTTCAGGAACGCATTCGCGGCGGCCGGGGCGAACCTGTGCTGACCTCTCCGAAAGATGGCGCGCAATCGGTCTGCGACATCATTCTCGATCTTTCCGGCGGAACGCCGCTTTTTTCTGCACATGAAAAGCGGGAGGGCTATCTGCGCGCCGATCCCAAACGCGCGGAAGCGCGCCTTGAAGCAATCGTGGAAGCCTCCCAGCTTGTGGGCACGTTTGAAAAGCCGCTTTATGTGCGGCTGGACCAGCCGCTCTGCGCCCATTCGCGGGCACAAAAGACCGGGTGCACGCGCTGCCTCGACCTTTGTCCTGCCGGCGCGATTTCGCCGGCGGGCGACCATGTTGATGTCGACGCGATGGTTTGTGCTGGCTGCGGCGCGTGTTCGGCTGTCTGCCCGTCGGGGGCGATCTCCTATGACGCACCACCGGTTGAAGCCGTGTTCAAGCGCCTTGAGGTATTGGCAGGCACTTGGCGCAGCCTTTCCAAAGACGCACCACGGCTGCTCGTTCACGATGCCGGTTTCGGGGCGGAAGCCATCCGGCTCAGCGCACGTTATGGCAGGGGCTTCCAGCAGATGTAG
- a CDS encoding DUF3305 domain-containing protein has product MVQLETSKSQSMPMGIVIRRLPGVTRWAKWVWKPVSVLPGAGEAEWQILRQEENAVEYHAATLPLELHRTDTEAYRTALSEKTPSLYVVLRESDSPARPMEVLLVTASPYEGQDYADTGEEIVEKVPMPPGVIAWIDKFVRQHHEDERFIKRRRDKANTGKIEDGVGDARIRQLTDVYRTPGSRRGKRLQ; this is encoded by the coding sequence GTGGTGCAATTGGAGACCTCGAAATCCCAATCCATGCCGATGGGCATCGTAATCCGCCGCCTGCCGGGCGTTACCCGCTGGGCAAAATGGGTATGGAAACCCGTCTCCGTGCTGCCCGGCGCAGGCGAAGCGGAATGGCAGATATTGCGGCAGGAAGAAAATGCCGTCGAATACCACGCAGCGACCCTGCCGCTTGAACTTCACCGCACCGACACGGAAGCCTACCGCACCGCCTTGTCCGAAAAGACACCCTCGCTTTATGTCGTCCTGCGCGAAAGCGACTCCCCGGCCCGGCCCATGGAAGTCCTGCTGGTCACCGCTTCTCCCTACGAAGGCCAGGACTACGCCGATACCGGCGAGGAAATCGTCGAGAAAGTACCGATGCCACCGGGGGTCATTGCCTGGATCGATAAATTCGTCCGTCAGCACCATGAAGACGAACGGTTTATCAAACGGCGCCGCGACAAGGCGAACACCGGCAAGATAGAGGACGGCGTCGGCGACGCACGCATCCGCCAATTGACCGATGTCTACCGCACACCCGGGTCAAGACGGGGCAAGAGGTTGCAATGA